One stretch of Streptomyces sp. R21 DNA includes these proteins:
- a CDS encoding DUF2254 domain-containing protein: protein MATGGPRARLRPRALSPLREHLRDTFWFAPTAAMVLVLVVWALAAELDTEIVEALQDQQDYDAVKDLLRFADDAKTVVTVVSSAMMTFIGVVFSISLVAVQMASGQFSPRVVRIFVRSRITKATFAVFLATFLLSLLVLTSYDGEPDPRLVTSVPLVQSIVTLLMVALSLLLFVMYVNQTLRLMRVGHVVARIAGESFRVVERMPAGPPADATGDLGPETARVAYQGRAGVLRDVNIARLVRTARHQGVVLRLIPRIGDFVVPGTPLLAVHGGPAPSRRALRYTVSVGVERTFHQDLGFGLRQLSDIALRALSPAVNDPTTAVQALDRIVQFLAALTRRPLDTSLHRDRRGAVRLVQPVPGWTELVDLGFAEIRGCAAESPQVTRRMVAGLDDLLLVVPAERRAPLLRHRELLVSAVEQTVPEAADRAFALRPDRQGIG from the coding sequence ATGGCTACGGGAGGCCCCCGGGCGAGGCTGCGGCCGAGGGCGTTGTCGCCGTTGCGGGAGCATCTGCGGGACACGTTCTGGTTCGCGCCCACCGCGGCGATGGTGCTGGTCCTCGTGGTGTGGGCGCTGGCGGCGGAGCTCGACACCGAGATCGTCGAGGCGTTGCAGGACCAGCAGGACTATGACGCGGTGAAGGACCTGCTGCGTTTCGCGGACGACGCGAAGACCGTGGTCACCGTCGTCAGCTCGGCGATGATGACCTTCATCGGTGTCGTGTTCAGCATCTCGCTGGTCGCCGTGCAGATGGCGAGCGGGCAGTTCAGTCCGCGGGTGGTGCGGATCTTCGTACGCAGCAGGATCACCAAGGCCACCTTCGCCGTGTTCCTGGCGACCTTTCTGCTGTCGCTGCTCGTCCTGACGTCGTACGACGGGGAGCCGGACCCCCGGCTGGTCACATCCGTGCCCCTGGTGCAGTCGATCGTGACGCTGCTGATGGTGGCGCTGAGTCTGCTGCTCTTCGTGATGTACGTGAACCAGACGCTGCGCCTGATGCGGGTGGGGCATGTGGTCGCCCGGATCGCCGGGGAGTCGTTCCGGGTGGTGGAGCGCATGCCGGCCGGGCCCCCGGCGGATGCCACGGGCGACCTCGGGCCCGAGACGGCGCGCGTCGCGTACCAGGGGCGCGCCGGGGTGCTGCGGGACGTGAACATCGCCCGGTTGGTGCGTACGGCGCGGCACCAGGGCGTCGTGCTGCGGCTGATCCCCCGGATCGGGGACTTCGTGGTGCCGGGGACACCGCTGCTGGCCGTGCACGGCGGGCCCGCTCCCTCCCGGCGGGCGCTGCGCTACACGGTGTCCGTGGGCGTCGAGCGCACCTTCCACCAGGATCTCGGCTTCGGGCTGCGGCAGTTGTCGGACATCGCGCTGCGCGCGCTGTCGCCCGCCGTGAACGACCCGACGACGGCCGTTCAGGCCCTGGACCGCATCGTGCAGTTCCTGGCCGCGCTGACCCGGCGACCGCTTGATACGTCGCTGCACCGCGACCGGCGGGGGGCGGTGCGGCTGGTGCAGCCGGTGCCTGGCTGGACCGAGCTGGTGGATCTGGGGTTCGCCGAGATCCGGGGGTGCGCGGCGGAGAGTCCGCAGGTCACCCGGCGCATGGTGGCGGGGCTCGACGATCTCCTGCTGGTCGTTCCCGCGGAGCGCCGGGCGCCGTTGCTGCGCCATCGCGAGCTGCTGGTGTCGGCCGTGGAACAAACGGTCCCGGAGGCGGCCGACCGCGCCTTCGCGCTACGGCCCGACCGGCAGGGCATCGGATAG
- the sucC gene encoding ADP-forming succinate--CoA ligase subunit beta, producing the protein MDLYEHQARQLFEEHGILVPKAEVTASPKEAREIARRLGGRVVVKAQVKTGGRGKAGGVKLAADPAATELTARQILGMDIKGHTVGKVMLAQPVDIGCEFYVSYVLDRAAGRFLAIASAEGGMDIEEVAATRPEAVARIPIDPAEGVTSAKATEIAETAGLPPGTVDVLVRLWEVLTREDAVLVEVNPLVRTAQGQILALDGKVTLDDNARFRQARWGAEDAARDDPLEAAAAAKGLNYVKLDGEVGIIGNGAGLVMSTLDVVAGCGARPANFLDIGGGASAQIMADGLSVILSDPAVKSVFVNVFGGITACDAVADGIVQALESVQLTKPLVVRLDGNNAVRGRALLEEHAHPLVEQVTTMDGAARRAAQLANAG; encoded by the coding sequence ATGGACCTGTACGAGCACCAGGCAAGGCAACTCTTCGAGGAACACGGCATCTTGGTGCCGAAGGCCGAGGTCACGGCCTCGCCCAAGGAGGCGCGTGAGATCGCCCGCAGGCTCGGCGGCCGCGTCGTCGTCAAGGCGCAGGTGAAGACCGGCGGCCGCGGCAAGGCGGGCGGCGTGAAGCTCGCCGCGGACCCGGCCGCCACCGAACTGACCGCACGGCAGATCCTCGGCATGGACATCAAGGGCCACACCGTCGGCAAGGTCATGCTGGCCCAACCGGTCGACATCGGATGCGAGTTCTACGTCTCCTACGTCCTCGACCGCGCCGCCGGCCGCTTCCTCGCGATCGCCTCCGCCGAGGGCGGCATGGACATCGAGGAGGTGGCCGCGACCAGGCCCGAGGCCGTCGCCCGCATCCCGATCGATCCCGCCGAGGGCGTCACCTCGGCGAAGGCCACGGAGATCGCCGAGACGGCCGGACTGCCGCCAGGGACCGTCGACGTCCTCGTACGGCTCTGGGAGGTGCTCACCCGCGAGGATGCCGTCCTCGTCGAGGTGAACCCCCTCGTCCGTACGGCGCAGGGGCAGATCCTCGCCCTGGACGGCAAGGTCACCCTCGACGACAACGCCCGCTTCCGACAGGCGCGTTGGGGAGCCGAGGACGCCGCACGCGACGACCCGCTGGAGGCGGCGGCTGCGGCCAAGGGGCTCAACTACGTCAAGCTGGACGGCGAGGTCGGCATCATCGGCAACGGCGCCGGCCTGGTCATGTCGACCCTCGACGTGGTCGCGGGCTGCGGCGCCCGCCCCGCCAACTTCCTCGACATCGGCGGCGGAGCCTCCGCCCAGATCATGGCCGACGGCCTGTCCGTCATCCTCTCCGACCCGGCCGTGAAATCGGTCTTCGTCAACGTCTTCGGCGGCATCACGGCCTGCGACGCGGTCGCCGACGGCATCGTGCAGGCCCTGGAATCCGTCCAGTTGACCAAGCCACTCGTGGTCCGCCTCGACGGCAACAACGCCGTACGCGGCCGAGCGCTTCTCGAAGAACACGCCCATCCGCTCGTCGAACAGGTCACCACCATGGACGGCGCCGCGCGCCGCGCCGCCCAACTCGCCAACGCCGGCTGA
- the sucD gene encoding succinate--CoA ligase subunit alpha, which translates to MAIFLTKESKVLVQGMTGSEGMKHTRRMLAAGTDVVGGVNPRKAGRSVDFGVPQCLNGLGGAPIAVPVFASVREGMAATGADVTVLFVPPAFAKAAVVEAADAGIGLAVVITEGIPVHDSVSFHAYAAAKGTRVIGPNCPGLITPGQSNAGIIPADITKPGRIGLVSKSGTLTYQLMYELRDIGFSTCVGIGGDPVVGTTHIDCLAAFQDDPDTELIVLIGEIGGDAEERAAGYVRDHVTKPVVAYIAGFTAPEGRTMGHAGAIVSGSSGTAQAKKEALEAIGVKVGSTPTETAQLVLARLDEERDVTHS; encoded by the coding sequence ATGGCCATCTTTCTCACCAAGGAGAGCAAGGTCCTCGTCCAGGGCATGACCGGCAGCGAAGGCATGAAGCACACCCGCCGCATGCTCGCGGCCGGCACGGACGTCGTCGGCGGTGTCAACCCGCGCAAGGCCGGCCGCAGTGTCGACTTCGGCGTCCCCCAGTGCCTGAACGGCCTGGGAGGTGCCCCCATCGCGGTGCCCGTCTTCGCCTCGGTCCGCGAGGGCATGGCGGCCACCGGCGCCGACGTCACGGTCCTCTTCGTGCCACCCGCCTTCGCCAAAGCGGCCGTTGTGGAGGCCGCCGACGCGGGGATCGGCCTCGCGGTCGTCATCACGGAGGGCATCCCGGTCCACGACTCCGTCTCCTTCCACGCGTACGCCGCCGCGAAGGGCACCCGCGTCATCGGACCCAACTGCCCCGGCCTGATCACCCCGGGACAGTCCAACGCGGGCATCATCCCCGCCGACATCACCAAGCCGGGTCGCATCGGACTGGTGTCCAAGTCGGGCACACTCACCTACCAACTCATGTACGAACTCCGCGACATCGGCTTCTCGACATGCGTGGGCATCGGAGGCGACCCCGTCGTCGGCACCACCCACATCGACTGCCTGGCCGCCTTCCAGGACGACCCCGACACCGAACTCATCGTGCTCATCGGGGAGATCGGCGGCGACGCCGAGGAACGGGCGGCCGGGTACGTCCGCGACCACGTCACCAAGCCCGTCGTCGCCTATATCGCCGGATTCACCGCGCCCGAGGGCAGGACGATGGGACACGCCGGCGCGATCGTGTCGGGCTCCTCCGGCACGGCGCAGGCGAAGAAGGAGGCGCTGGAGGCGATCGGCGTCAAGGTCGGAAGTACACCGACGGAGACCGCCCAGCTGGTACTGGCGCGGCTCGATGAGGAACGTGACGTCACTCATAGTTGA
- a CDS encoding thiamine pyrophosphate-binding protein, which translates to MPDDSSDKNQALISGGHLVAKALKAEGVEVIYTLCGGHIIDIYDGCVDEGIEVVDVRHEQVAAHAADGYARITGKPGCAVVTAGPGTTDAVTGVANAFRAESPMLLIGGQGAHTQHKMGSLQDLPHVDMMTPITKFAATVPDTARAADMVSMAFRECYHGAPGPSFLEIPRDVLDAKVPVDKARIPAAGQYRASTRSAGDPEAIEKLADLLLHAEKPAVLLGSQVWTTRGTAAAIDLVRTLNIPAYMNGAGRGTLPPGDPHHFQLSRRYAFSNADVIVIVGTPFDFRMGYGRRLSPDATVVQIDLDYRTVGKNRDIDLGIVGDAGLILKSVTEAASGRLNGGAARRKEWLDELRAAEQTAIEKRLPSLRSDASPIHPYRLVSEVNDFLTEDSIYIGDGGDIVTFSGQVVQPKSPGHWMDPGPLGTLGVGIPFVLAAKQARPDKEVVALFGDGAFSLTGWDFETLVRYDLPFVGIVGNNSSMNQIRYGQAAKYGLERERVGNTLGDVHYDKFAQMLGGYGEEVRDPADIAPALRRARESGKPSLINVWVDPDAYAPGTMNQTMYK; encoded by the coding sequence ATGCCTGACGACAGCAGCGACAAGAACCAAGCCCTCATCTCCGGTGGGCATCTGGTCGCCAAGGCACTCAAAGCGGAGGGTGTGGAGGTCATCTACACCCTGTGCGGCGGCCACATCATCGACATCTACGACGGCTGCGTCGACGAGGGCATCGAGGTCGTCGACGTCCGCCACGAACAGGTCGCCGCCCACGCCGCCGACGGTTACGCACGCATCACCGGGAAACCGGGTTGCGCGGTCGTCACGGCGGGTCCCGGTACCACCGACGCGGTGACCGGTGTCGCCAACGCCTTCCGCGCGGAGTCCCCGATGCTGCTGATCGGCGGCCAGGGGGCGCACACCCAGCACAAGATGGGGTCCCTGCAGGACCTGCCGCACGTCGACATGATGACGCCGATCACCAAGTTCGCGGCGACCGTGCCGGACACGGCGCGCGCGGCCGACATGGTGTCGATGGCGTTCCGCGAGTGCTACCACGGTGCGCCCGGCCCCTCCTTCCTGGAGATCCCACGCGACGTGCTGGACGCCAAGGTGCCGGTCGACAAGGCCCGGATCCCCGCCGCCGGCCAGTACCGCGCCTCGACCCGCTCGGCGGGTGACCCCGAGGCCATCGAGAAGCTCGCCGACCTCCTCCTGCACGCCGAGAAGCCCGCGGTCCTGCTGGGCAGTCAGGTGTGGACGACCCGGGGCACGGCAGCCGCCATCGACCTCGTCCGCACCCTCAACATCCCGGCGTACATGAACGGGGCAGGGCGCGGCACCCTGCCGCCCGGGGACCCGCACCACTTCCAGCTCTCGCGCCGGTACGCCTTCTCCAACGCCGACGTGATCGTCATCGTCGGCACGCCCTTCGACTTCCGCATGGGCTACGGCAGGCGGCTGTCGCCGGACGCGACCGTCGTGCAGATCGACCTCGACTACCGGACCGTCGGCAAGAACCGGGACATCGACCTCGGGATCGTCGGCGACGCGGGGCTGATCCTGAAGTCGGTGACCGAGGCCGCTTCCGGGCGCCTGAACGGAGGCGCGGCCCGGCGCAAGGAGTGGCTGGACGAGCTGCGCGCCGCCGAGCAGACCGCGATCGAGAAGCGGCTGCCCAGCCTGAGGTCGGACGCCTCGCCGATCCACCCCTACCGTCTGGTCAGCGAGGTCAACGACTTCCTCACCGAGGACTCGATCTACATCGGCGACGGCGGCGACATCGTCACCTTCTCCGGGCAGGTCGTGCAGCCCAAGTCACCCGGGCACTGGATGGACCCGGGCCCCCTCGGCACCCTCGGCGTCGGCATCCCCTTCGTCCTGGCGGCCAAGCAGGCACGGCCCGACAAGGAGGTCGTCGCCCTCTTCGGAGACGGCGCCTTCTCGCTGACCGGCTGGGACTTCGAGACCCTCGTCCGCTACGACCTCCCCTTCGTCGGCATCGTCGGCAACAACTCCTCGATGAACCAGATCCGTTACGGCCAGGCCGCGAAGTACGGCCTGGAGCGCGAGCGGGTCGGCAACACCCTCGGCGACGTCCACTACGACAAGTTCGCCCAGATGCTGGGGGGTTACGGCGAGGAGGTCCGCGACCCCGCCGACATCGCCCCGGCACTCCGGCGCGCCCGTGAGTCGGGCAAGCCGTCACTGATCAACGTCTGGGTCGACCCGGACGCGTACGCCCCCGGAACCATGAACCAGACGATGTACAAGTGA
- a CDS encoding aldehyde dehydrogenase family protein, giving the protein MASTLSSTPFVVKSGTSWADAWQRCLAVAPEAFRDDRVLNLWGAAWQPDGRALPATSPVDGSPIAGPPRLNSATARQAVRASLDQHRAWRHVPPAERRARVAATLDALTEHRELLALLLVWEIGKPWRLAQADVDRAIDGVRWYVDGIEPMVEGRTPLDGPVSNIASWNYPMSVLVHAMLVQALAGNAVIAKTPTDGGVACLTLASALAAREGIPVTLVSGSGGELSEALVRAPEIGCVSFVGGRDTGAAVATAVADLGKRHVLEQEGLNTWGIWNYTDWDTLTAVIPKLFDYGKQRCTAYPRFVVQRDLFDEFLAAYLPAVRTLRVGHPLAVENPEDPFPELDFGPVINAAKAKELHDQVAEAVSRGAVPLHRGKLSDARFVPGQDTSAYVQPVTLLNPPPSSPLHHAEPFGPVDTIVLVDTEAELLAAMNASNGALVATLSTDDEATYDRLAPQIRAFKVGRGKPRSRGDRDELFGGFGASWRGAFVGGELLVRAVTQGPVGERLPGNFPDYQLIP; this is encoded by the coding sequence ATGGCATCCACCCTCAGCTCCACCCCCTTCGTCGTGAAGTCCGGTACGTCCTGGGCCGACGCCTGGCAGCGCTGCCTCGCCGTCGCCCCCGAGGCGTTCCGGGACGACCGCGTCCTCAACCTCTGGGGCGCCGCCTGGCAGCCGGACGGCCGGGCCCTGCCCGCCACCAGCCCCGTCGACGGCAGCCCCATCGCCGGGCCGCCCCGCCTGAACAGCGCCACCGCCCGCCAGGCCGTACGCGCCTCGCTCGACCAGCACCGCGCCTGGCGCCACGTCCCCCCGGCCGAACGCCGCGCCCGCGTCGCGGCCACCCTCGACGCGCTCACCGAGCACCGGGAACTGCTCGCCCTGCTCCTCGTCTGGGAGATCGGCAAGCCCTGGCGGCTCGCGCAGGCCGACGTGGACCGGGCGATCGACGGCGTGCGCTGGTACGTCGACGGCATCGAGCCCATGGTCGAGGGGCGCACCCCGCTCGACGGCCCGGTGTCCAACATCGCGAGCTGGAACTACCCGATGAGCGTGCTCGTTCACGCAATGCTGGTACAGGCATTGGCCGGCAACGCCGTCATCGCCAAGACCCCGACCGACGGCGGCGTCGCCTGTCTCACCCTGGCCAGCGCGCTCGCCGCCCGCGAGGGGATCCCCGTCACCCTCGTCAGCGGCAGCGGAGGCGAGCTGTCCGAAGCGCTCGTGCGCGCCCCCGAGATCGGCTGTGTCTCCTTCGTCGGCGGCCGCGACACGGGCGCCGCGGTGGCCACCGCCGTCGCCGACCTCGGCAAGCGGCACGTACTCGAACAGGAAGGACTCAACACCTGGGGCATCTGGAACTACACCGACTGGGACACCCTGACGGCCGTCATCCCGAAGCTCTTCGACTACGGCAAGCAGCGCTGCACCGCCTACCCGCGCTTCGTGGTCCAGCGCGACCTGTTCGACGAGTTCCTCGCCGCGTACCTCCCGGCCGTGCGCACCCTGCGGGTCGGGCACCCGCTCGCCGTCGAGAACCCCGAGGACCCGTTCCCCGAGCTGGACTTCGGGCCCGTGATCAACGCGGCCAAGGCCAAGGAGCTGCACGACCAGGTCGCCGAGGCCGTCAGCCGGGGCGCCGTCCCGCTGCACCGCGGCAAGCTGTCGGACGCGCGCTTCGTGCCCGGCCAGGACACCTCGGCGTACGTCCAGCCCGTCACGCTCCTCAACCCGCCGCCGTCCTCGCCGCTGCACCACGCGGAGCCCTTCGGTCCGGTCGACACCATCGTCCTGGTCGACACCGAGGCCGAGCTGCTCGCCGCCATGAACGCGTCGAACGGTGCCCTCGTCGCCACCCTGTCCACCGACGACGAGGCGACGTACGACCGGCTGGCCCCGCAGATCCGCGCGTTCAAGGTCGGCCGCGGCAAGCCCCGTTCCCGCGGCGACCGCGACGAACTCTTCGGCGGCTTCGGCGCGTCCTGGCGCGGCGCCTTCGTCGGCGGCGAGCTGCTGGTGCGCGCCGTGACCCAGGGCCCGGTGGGGGAGCGGCTGCCCGGCAACTTCCCGGACTACCAGCTCATTCCGTGA
- the frc gene encoding formyl-CoA transferase: protein MTATTSTTSTAGTSTKALEGIRVLDMTHVQSGPSATQLLAWLGADVVKLEAPTGDITRGQLRDLPDVDSLYFTMLNCNKRSITLNTKTERGKEILTDLIRRSDVMVENFGPGAVDRMGFTWDRIQEINPRIVYASIKGFGDGPYTNFKAYEVVAQAMGGSMSTTGFEDGPPLATGAQIGDSGTGIHAVAGILAALYQRENTGRGQRVNVAMQHAVLNLCRVKLRDQQRLAHGPLREYPNDDFGDEVPRSGNASGGGQPGWAVKCAPGGPNDYVYVIVQPVGWKPLSELIGRPELAEDPEWATPAARLPQLSKMFQLIEEWSSTLPKWEVLERLNAHNIPCGPILSTKEIIEDKSLAANEMVVKVPHPQRGEFTTVGSPLKLSDSPVDVTSSPLLGEHNEEVYIGELGLGDEELRLLKSNGVI from the coding sequence ATGACAGCGACGACATCGACGACATCGACGGCAGGAACATCGACCAAGGCTCTCGAAGGCATCCGCGTCCTCGACATGACGCACGTCCAGTCCGGCCCCTCCGCGACCCAGCTGCTCGCCTGGCTCGGCGCGGACGTCGTCAAGCTGGAGGCGCCGACCGGAGACATCACGCGTGGGCAGCTGCGCGACCTCCCGGACGTCGACTCCCTCTACTTCACGATGCTCAACTGCAACAAGCGGAGCATCACCCTCAACACCAAGACCGAGCGCGGCAAGGAGATCCTCACCGACCTGATCCGGCGCTCCGACGTCATGGTCGAGAACTTCGGGCCGGGCGCGGTCGACCGCATGGGCTTCACCTGGGACCGCATCCAGGAGATCAATCCGCGGATCGTCTATGCCTCCATCAAGGGGTTCGGGGACGGCCCGTACACCAACTTCAAGGCGTACGAGGTCGTCGCGCAGGCCATGGGCGGGTCGATGTCCACCACGGGCTTCGAGGACGGGCCGCCGCTGGCGACGGGGGCCCAGATCGGGGACTCGGGCACGGGCATCCATGCCGTGGCGGGGATTCTCGCGGCGCTGTACCAGCGGGAGAACACCGGGCGCGGTCAGCGGGTCAATGTGGCCATGCAGCATGCTGTGCTCAACCTCTGCCGGGTGAAGCTGCGCGATCAGCAGCGGCTGGCCCATGGCCCGCTCCGTGAATATCCCAACGACGACTTCGGCGACGAGGTTCCCAGGTCCGGGAACGCGTCGGGCGGCGGTCAGCCGGGCTGGGCGGTCAAGTGCGCGCCCGGCGGCCCCAACGACTACGTGTACGTCATCGTGCAGCCTGTCGGCTGGAAGCCGCTCAGCGAGCTGATCGGGCGGCCCGAGCTGGCGGAGGACCCCGAGTGGGCGACTCCGGCGGCGCGGCTGCCCCAGCTCAGCAAGATGTTCCAGCTCATCGAGGAGTGGTCCTCCACGCTCCCCAAGTGGGAGGTGCTGGAGAGGCTCAACGCCCACAACATCCCGTGCGGCCCGATCCTGTCCACCAAGGAGATCATCGAGGACAAGTCGCTGGCCGCCAACGAGATGGTCGTGAAGGTGCCGCACCCCCAGCGGGGCGAGTTCACCACCGTGGGCAGTCCGCTGAAGCTCTCCGACTCCCCCGTGGACGTGACCAGTTCACCGCTGCTCGGCGAGCACAACGAAGAGGTCTACATCGGCGAGCTCGGCCTCGGCGACGAGGAACTGCGCCTGCTCAAGTCGAACGGGGTGATCTGA
- the rph gene encoding rifamycin-inactivating phosphotransferase, which translates to MIEQYVRDLQEVDQTQVAVVGGKGAHLGGLSRIEGVRVPAGFCVTTDAFRRIMAEAPSIDARLDQLSALNPDDREAIRTLSAEIRRTIEGIAIPGDLAAAVTHALGRLGEQAAYAVRSSATAEDLPTASFAGQQDTYLNVVGPAAILQHISRCWASLFTERAVTYRRQNGIDHRTVHMAVVVQQMAFPEASGILFTADPVTGNRKVSTVDAGFGLGEALVSGLVNPDVFKVRDGEVVAKAIAAKQRAVHALPAGGTQEVEIDSQRQEQPTLTDAQVLRLVRLGRRIEAHFGRPQDIEWCLVDDDFRIVQSRPITTLFPIPETGDQENHLYVSVGHQQMMTDPMKPLGLSTWQLTAMVPMHEAGGRLFVDVTRRLASPASRAALLDLVGRGDPLVRDALETVLDRDGFVPSLPDAVPGGPPAGAASAPIETDPAVVAELIERSRASIAALERDIRTKTGPALFDFLLEAFAEHKRVLSDPLSMQAIMAGMEATWWLNDKLQEWLGEKNAADTLTLSAPDNITSEMGLELLDVADVIRPHAEVVAFLQGVEDDDFLDDLAKLPGGTEARDAIEAYLDLYGMRCVGEIDITRPRWRERPATLVPVILDNVRIFEPGAAERRFEQGRQEAQKKEQDVLSRLRALPDGDQKADETKRMIDRVRTFIGYREYPKYGIISRYFVYKQALLDEAERLVQADVLPEQEDIFYLTFQELHEVVRSNQVDDQLIQQRKEAFRSYHALTPPRVLTSDGEAVTGAYRRDDVPAGALVGLPVSAGTIEGRARVILDMAEADLEAGDILVTTFTDPSWSPLFVGIAGLVTEVGGLMTHGAVIAREYGLPAVVGVDRATRLIRDGQRIRVHGTDGYIEILS; encoded by the coding sequence GTGATCGAGCAGTACGTGCGGGATCTTCAAGAGGTCGACCAGACGCAGGTCGCGGTCGTCGGCGGCAAGGGCGCGCACCTGGGCGGGCTGTCGCGGATCGAAGGCGTCCGCGTGCCGGCCGGATTCTGCGTGACGACCGACGCCTTCCGGCGGATCATGGCGGAAGCGCCGTCGATCGACGCTCGGCTCGATCAGCTGTCGGCCCTGAACCCGGACGACCGGGAGGCGATCCGCACACTCAGCGCGGAGATCCGGCGGACCATCGAAGGGATCGCCATCCCGGGCGATCTCGCGGCGGCGGTCACCCACGCGCTCGGCCGGCTCGGCGAGCAGGCCGCCTACGCCGTCCGATCGAGCGCAACGGCAGAGGACCTGCCGACGGCCTCCTTCGCCGGCCAGCAGGACACGTACCTGAACGTCGTGGGGCCGGCGGCGATCCTCCAGCACATCAGCCGCTGCTGGGCCTCGCTGTTCACCGAGCGGGCCGTGACGTACCGCCGGCAGAACGGCATCGACCACCGTACGGTCCACATGGCCGTGGTCGTGCAGCAGATGGCCTTCCCGGAAGCGTCCGGCATTCTGTTCACCGCCGACCCCGTCACGGGCAACCGGAAGGTCTCCACCGTGGACGCCGGCTTCGGTCTCGGCGAGGCGCTGGTCTCCGGCCTGGTGAATCCGGACGTCTTCAAGGTGCGGGACGGCGAGGTCGTCGCCAAGGCGATCGCCGCCAAACAGCGCGCCGTGCACGCCCTCCCGGCCGGCGGTACGCAGGAAGTGGAGATCGACTCGCAGCGGCAGGAGCAGCCGACGCTGACGGACGCCCAGGTCCTGCGGCTCGTGCGGCTCGGACGGCGGATCGAAGCGCACTTCGGCCGCCCGCAGGACATCGAATGGTGCCTGGTCGACGACGACTTCCGGATCGTTCAGAGCCGGCCGATCACGACGCTGTTCCCCATCCCCGAGACCGGCGACCAGGAGAATCACCTCTACGTCTCCGTCGGTCATCAGCAGATGATGACCGACCCCATGAAGCCCCTGGGGCTCTCCACCTGGCAGCTGACGGCCATGGTGCCGATGCACGAAGCCGGCGGGAGGCTGTTTGTCGACGTCACCCGCCGCCTGGCCTCGCCCGCGAGCCGCGCCGCCCTCCTGGACCTCGTGGGGAGAGGCGATCCGCTGGTCAGGGACGCGCTGGAGACCGTCCTCGACCGCGACGGCTTCGTCCCGTCGCTCCCGGACGCTGTTCCGGGCGGGCCGCCGGCCGGTGCCGCGTCCGCCCCGATCGAGACCGATCCGGCCGTCGTCGCCGAGCTGATCGAGCGCAGCCGGGCGTCCATCGCCGCCCTGGAGCGCGACATCCGGACGAAGACCGGACCGGCGCTGTTCGACTTCCTGCTGGAGGCCTTCGCCGAGCACAAGCGAGTCCTCAGCGATCCGCTGAGCATGCAGGCGATCATGGCGGGGATGGAGGCCACGTGGTGGCTCAACGACAAGCTGCAGGAGTGGCTGGGCGAGAAGAACGCGGCCGACACGCTGACGCTGTCCGCCCCCGACAACATCACGTCGGAGATGGGACTGGAGCTGCTCGACGTCGCGGACGTGATCCGCCCGCATGCCGAGGTGGTGGCGTTCCTGCAGGGCGTCGAGGACGACGACTTCCTGGACGACCTGGCGAAACTCCCCGGCGGGACCGAAGCACGCGACGCCATCGAGGCCTACCTCGACCTGTACGGCATGCGCTGCGTCGGCGAGATCGACATCACGAGGCCGCGTTGGCGCGAGCGCCCCGCCACGCTCGTGCCCGTGATCCTCGACAACGTGAGGATCTTCGAGCCGGGCGCCGCCGAGCGGCGTTTCGAGCAGGGGCGGCAGGAGGCGCAGAAGAAGGAACAGGACGTGCTGTCACGCCTGCGGGCCCTGCCGGACGGGGATCAGAAAGCCGACGAGACCAAGCGGATGATCGACCGGGTACGCACCTTCATCGGATACCGGGAGTACCCGAAGTACGGCATCATCAGCCGCTACTTCGTCTACAAGCAGGCCCTGTTGGATGAGGCCGAGCGTCTCGTGCAGGCCGACGTGCTTCCTGAGCAGGAGGACATCTTCTACCTCACGTTCCAGGAACTCCACGAGGTCGTGCGCTCGAACCAGGTGGATGACCAGCTCATCCAGCAGCGCAAGGAAGCGTTCCGCTCGTACCACGCGCTCACACCGCCCCGGGTGCTCACCTCGGATGGTGAGGCCGTCACCGGGGCGTACCGGCGCGACGACGTACCGGCCGGCGCCCTGGTCGGCCTCCCGGTTTCCGCCGGGACCATCGAGGGGAGGGCCCGCGTCATCCTCGACATGGCGGAGGCCGACCTCGAAGCGGGCGACATCCTCGTCACGACCTTCACGGACCCCAGCTGGTCCCCGCTGTTCGTCGGCATCGCGGGCCTGGTGACGGAGGTGGGCGGCCTGATGACCCACGGCGCGGTGATCGCCCGGGAGTACGGCTTGCCGGCCGTCGTGGGCGTGGACCGGGCCACCCGGCTCATCCGGGACGGGCAGCGGATCCGCGTGCACGGAACCGACGGGTACATCGAGATCCTGTCCTGA